The Gemmatimonadota bacterium genome has a window encoding:
- a CDS encoding HAD family hydrolase: MKLKAIIFDLFGTLIDNFSKKEHDKVHALMAETLSVPYEAFSQAFGSSYSDRCIGKFRSIEETIAVCCAQIGLSPDDCKINTAAQYRYDFTMRTLKPKVEVLLTLQNLKNDGYKIGLITNCGPDVPLLWHTSPLSEHIDLPLFSCTEKIQKPAIEIYKRAHEQLGLPSNVCVYVGDGSSREMTGAKEIGFLPVLKQVDLEDVYDDARPDIISWQGLSIAEIEELPELLARINSPDHN, translated from the coding sequence ATGAAACTTAAGGCGATAATTTTCGACTTGTTCGGAACGCTAATTGATAATTTTAGCAAAAAAGAGCACGACAAAGTACATGCATTGATGGCCGAAACTTTGTCGGTGCCGTATGAAGCGTTTAGCCAAGCATTCGGCTCTTCTTATTCTGACCGATGCATTGGGAAATTCAGATCAATAGAAGAGACTATCGCTGTATGTTGCGCTCAAATTGGTCTATCCCCAGACGATTGCAAAATTAACACTGCTGCACAATATCGATACGACTTCACAATGAGAACACTCAAACCAAAAGTTGAAGTCTTGCTTACGCTTCAAAACCTGAAAAATGATGGCTATAAAATTGGACTCATAACAAACTGCGGTCCAGATGTCCCGCTACTCTGGCATACTTCCCCTTTGTCAGAGCATATTGATTTACCACTCTTTTCTTGTACAGAAAAAATACAAAAGCCCGCTATTGAAATCTATAAACGGGCGCATGAACAGTTGGGACTTCCGTCAAATGTCTGTGTTTATGTAGGCGATGGTAGCAGCCGGGAAATGACCGGTGCTAAAGAAATCGGTTTCTTGCCCGTGCTAAAACAAGTCGATTTAGAAGATGTATATGATGACGCAAGACCAGACATCATTAGCTGGCAGGGGTTATCAATTGCTGAAATTGAGGAACTTCCTGAATTACTCGCACGCATCAATAGCCCGGATCATAACTAA
- a CDS encoding helix-turn-helix transcriptional regulator translates to MNEKVKFEQSSGNVFRDIGFSESEAERELLKADLAFEIYNILEGRKLTQAKAGEILGINQSDVSRLKNGDFSRFSVERLFGFLNRLNRNIEIRITHSEDRSGYQRVVAV, encoded by the coding sequence ATGAATGAAAAGGTCAAATTTGAGCAAAGCTCTGGAAATGTATTTCGGGATATCGGTTTCTCAGAATCAGAGGCTGAACGTGAGTTGCTGAAGGCAGATCTCGCATTTGAAATCTATAATATTCTTGAAGGACGGAAGCTGACGCAGGCAAAAGCGGGAGAAATTCTTGGGATCAATCAGTCCGATGTATCCCGGCTAAAGAACGGTGATTTTAGCCGTTTTAGTGTAGAGAGACTGTTTGGGTTTCTGAATCGGCTGAACCGCAATATCGAGATTCGCATTACGCATTCGGAAGATAGAAGCGGCTATCAGCGGGTCGTTGCTGTTTAG
- a CDS encoding ABC transporter permease → MFRSYLLTTVRTLLKSRGLTAINILGLAIGMACVILIALYIQYEFSYDRHHANATRIYRVFRTVSMENTTSVNPRASGALAPALKRDFPEIQEAIRIQLLTAWVKTDDRFFQQEVCVADREIFNVFTIPFVTGDPGTALTQPGSIVLTESMARKFFQNQNPIGKALQVDHEQLSGTVTYFVTGIVRDFPPNSTFYFDCLTATPQGQLANLWSMWQPTGPYRPFFTYLLLPEGYDHRALQQKLPDLITRYMGDEVRRTTRYIVQPLTRVHLYTHPDLGLQFRDHGDITQVYAFGLIAGFILVLACVNFMNLSTARSSTRAREVGLRKVVGASRRQLIGQFLGESVLVAIAAMIVALALVELVLPRFNSFIQRDLILHRVENLWWMIGLIGFGLGVGVLAGSYPAFVLSSFLPTQVMKGDWIPGSKHVGLRKALVVFQFAISIAFITGTVVVQEQLAYIRNKDLGFDKDLVVGIPLFIYSRQLHHGSSEDLRWRIPTVKEVFMAHPNILKATATRFHQGGRHLTETFRSEGSDADWQMGLFDIDKDYLDFFNIGLAAGRMAPEPPKPPETIKNLEEWQVFKQKRQEYREKGRPLILNETAARHLGWDDPIGRRFKEKNGPEGYVVGVIKDFHVQTLHNAIQPVVFRLFTGGAKHLYLKLGTQNIPETLAFIEKTWHQFLPQIPFTFWFLNEDLTRVRYENEIRTGNALAVFSGLTIFVACLGLLGLISFRAEQKTKEIGIRKVLGASVFSIFRLLSKEFVKLVIIACVIASPIAYLFGSRWLQDFAYRIDLHLMYFFIGGVLALLLAIATMTYQALKAARTNPVDALRTE, encoded by the coding sequence ATGTTTCGCAGTTATCTCCTAACAACCGTTCGCACCTTGCTGAAAAGCAGAGGCTTGACAGCAATCAATATCCTGGGCCTGGCAATTGGGATGGCGTGCGTCATTTTGATCGCCCTCTACATTCAGTATGAATTTAGCTACGACCGACACCATGCCAATGCAACCCGCATCTATCGCGTCTTCCGCACTGTTTCAATGGAAAATACCACATCGGTCAATCCGCGTGCATCTGGCGCACTGGCACCGGCATTAAAGCGCGATTTTCCCGAAATACAGGAGGCCATCCGCATACAACTGCTCACCGCCTGGGTCAAAACCGATGATCGCTTTTTTCAGCAAGAGGTGTGTGTAGCAGATCGAGAAATTTTCAATGTATTTACAATCCCGTTTGTAACCGGTGACCCAGGCACGGCATTGACCCAACCGGGTTCAATAGTGTTAACGGAGTCAATGGCACGCAAATTCTTCCAAAACCAGAATCCGATTGGAAAAGCACTGCAAGTGGATCACGAACAACTAAGCGGCACGGTGACATACTTTGTGACAGGTATTGTGCGCGACTTTCCGCCCAACTCGACCTTTTATTTCGATTGCCTGACCGCTACTCCACAAGGCCAGTTGGCGAACCTATGGTCTATGTGGCAACCCACGGGCCCTTATCGTCCCTTTTTCACATATCTCCTGTTGCCCGAAGGCTACGACCACCGCGCCCTACAGCAAAAACTGCCCGATTTGATAACGCGATACATGGGAGATGAAGTACGTCGAACGACCCGGTACATAGTGCAACCCCTCACGCGCGTGCATCTTTATACCCATCCGGATTTAGGGCTTCAGTTTAGAGACCACGGCGATATCACGCAGGTGTATGCCTTTGGACTCATCGCGGGTTTTATTCTCGTACTCGCTTGTGTCAACTTTATGAATCTCTCAACGGCGCGCTCATCTACCCGAGCACGCGAGGTGGGATTGCGAAAAGTAGTGGGCGCATCTCGCCGGCAATTGATCGGACAATTTTTGGGCGAATCAGTACTGGTGGCAATAGCTGCAATGATCGTAGCACTCGCCTTAGTCGAACTGGTCCTGCCACGGTTTAACAGCTTTATTCAACGAGATCTGATATTGCACAGAGTTGAAAATCTGTGGTGGATGATCGGGTTGATCGGATTTGGACTGGGCGTTGGTGTACTCGCGGGAAGTTATCCCGCATTTGTACTCTCATCCTTTTTGCCCACACAGGTAATGAAAGGAGATTGGATACCCGGATCGAAACACGTTGGGCTGCGAAAAGCACTGGTCGTTTTCCAATTTGCAATTTCAATTGCTTTCATCACAGGTACTGTTGTCGTACAAGAGCAACTGGCGTATATCCGAAACAAAGACCTCGGATTTGACAAAGACCTCGTGGTTGGCATACCACTTTTCATCTATTCTCGGCAACTACATCACGGTAGTTCAGAAGATCTGAGATGGCGTATTCCCACCGTAAAAGAGGTGTTCATGGCACACCCTAATATTTTGAAAGCAACAGCCACGCGTTTTCATCAAGGTGGACGTCATCTGACAGAGACGTTTCGATCTGAAGGCAGTGACGCCGACTGGCAGATGGGCCTGTTTGATATCGATAAAGATTATCTGGACTTCTTCAACATCGGACTGGCAGCAGGCCGTATGGCACCAGAACCACCAAAGCCACCAGAAACAATAAAAAATCTTGAGGAGTGGCAAGTATTTAAACAAAAGAGGCAAGAATATCGAGAAAAAGGCCGACCACTTATCTTAAATGAAACAGCCGCAAGGCATCTCGGATGGGACGATCCAATTGGTAGGCGTTTTAAGGAAAAAAATGGACCCGAGGGATATGTGGTAGGCGTGATAAAAGATTTTCACGTTCAGACATTGCACAATGCCATTCAACCCGTTGTCTTCAGACTTTTTACGGGGGGCGCCAAACATCTCTACCTCAAATTGGGCACACAGAACATACCGGAAACCCTCGCATTTATAGAGAAAACATGGCACCAGTTTTTGCCTCAAATTCCATTTACTTTCTGGTTTTTGAATGAAGACCTGACACGTGTGCGTTATGAAAATGAAATCCGCACGGGGAATGCACTTGCAGTATTTTCCGGACTGACAATCTTCGTAGCTTGCCTGGGACTACTCGGCCTGATATCGTTTCGCGCAGAACAGAAAACAAAAGAAATTGGCATACGAAAAGTCCTGGGCGCATCGGTATTCAGTATTTTTAGGTTGTTATCCAAAGAATTTGTCAAGCTCGTAATCATCGCCTGTGTAATCGCCAGTCCAATAGCCTATCTGTTTGGGAGCAGATGGTTGCAGGACTTTGCCTATCGCATCGACCTTCACCTTATGTATTTCTTCATAGGCGGTGTTCTCGCGCTCTTGCTCGCAATTGCAACCATGACCTATCAAGCACTCAAAGCCGCCCGGACAAATCCGGTGGATGCCTTGCGAACGGAGTGA
- a CDS encoding HlyD family efflux transporter periplasmic adaptor subunit produces MSTPERDDPQKKKAVPSFVGRGSSSPEPSPEAASQDGMDRRVEKKVWTPKRIASISGIAVFVCAVIYMAVFGDHSARLNVQVDRITISEVTRGPFQEFTVQRGTVLPIQTYYIDALEGGQIEEIFLEEGTMVEKGTPILKLSNPTLEQNILTQEARLFEQINNMENTRLNLENRAIRNRQELMRVELNLRETERQHEKQKVLFERGLTSQDLFESARDRYQNDQKRRSFALETVRQDSLYRINQLAALDTSARSLQRQLDHVRRPLENLTVRAPISGQLSQLNAEIGQLMNRGRRIGQVDVLDAYKMRVGIDEFYITRITKGLKGTIEIDDETYELTIRRVFPEVLEGQFEVDMDFVDTTPQSIRRGQTEQIRLELDAPQEALLLPRGGFYQTTGGNWVFVVEDDEAIRREVRIGRQSPEYFEVLAGLSPGERVVTSSYDNYEEIDKLVLKR; encoded by the coding sequence GTGTCAACACCCGAACGAGATGATCCGCAAAAAAAGAAAGCCGTACCCAGCTTTGTAGGCAGGGGTTCTTCCTCGCCCGAACCGTCACCAGAAGCCGCGAGCCAGGACGGCATGGACCGCAGGGTCGAAAAAAAAGTATGGACGCCAAAGCGCATCGCCAGCATAAGCGGGATCGCGGTATTTGTGTGTGCCGTGATCTACATGGCTGTCTTTGGTGACCACAGCGCCAGACTCAATGTACAGGTCGATCGAATTACCATCTCAGAAGTCACGCGCGGTCCCTTTCAGGAATTTACCGTCCAGCGCGGCACCGTATTGCCGATTCAAACCTATTATATCGACGCATTGGAAGGCGGACAAATAGAGGAAATCTTCCTGGAAGAAGGGACCATGGTCGAAAAAGGCACACCCATTTTGAAATTGTCAAACCCCACCCTGGAACAAAATATTTTAACCCAGGAAGCCCGCCTGTTTGAACAAATCAACAACATGGAAAACACGCGGTTGAACCTGGAAAATCGGGCCATTCGCAACCGCCAGGAACTGATGCGCGTTGAATTGAACTTGCGGGAGACAGAACGCCAACACGAAAAACAGAAAGTCTTGTTCGAACGCGGACTGACTTCCCAAGACCTGTTTGAAAGTGCGCGAGATCGATATCAAAACGATCAGAAACGCAGGTCATTTGCATTGGAAACAGTACGCCAGGACTCGCTGTATCGCATCAACCAACTCGCTGCACTGGACACGAGCGCCAGGAGTTTGCAACGGCAATTGGACCACGTGCGCCGCCCATTGGAAAACCTGACCGTACGCGCGCCCATTTCCGGACAATTATCCCAATTAAATGCAGAAATTGGTCAGTTGATGAACAGGGGAAGGCGCATTGGTCAGGTCGATGTACTCGACGCCTATAAAATGCGGGTGGGCATCGATGAATTTTACATCACCAGAATCACAAAAGGACTCAAAGGCACCATTGAAATCGACGACGAAACTTATGAACTCACAATCCGTCGGGTCTTTCCCGAAGTCTTAGAAGGACAATTTGAAGTCGATATGGATTTTGTAGATACGACACCGCAAAGCATTCGGCGCGGTCAAACAGAACAGATACGATTGGAACTCGACGCACCCCAAGAAGCCCTCTTGCTTCCGCGCGGTGGATTTTACCAGACAACAGGCGGCAACTGGGTATTTGTCGTCGAAGACGACGAAGCCATACGCCGCGAAGTGCGCATAGGCCGCCAAAGCCCCGAATACTTCGAAGTCCTCGCCGGCCTCTCTCCCGGCGAGCGCGTGGTCACATCGTCATACGATAATTACGAAGAAATCGATAAGCTGGTATTAAAAAGGTAA
- a CDS encoding ABC transporter ATP-binding protein, whose protein sequence is MIKTVNLEKVYTTEEVETTALNNVNIDIEEGEFVAVMGPSGCGKSTLLNVLGLLDNPSGGEYFLNEEEVSKHTERQRANTRKSNIGFVFQSFNLIDELTVAENVELPLLYLGLPASERKQRLDESLEYMGIKHREKHFPQQLSGGQQQRVAVARAVIANPNIILADEPTGNLDSANGNEVMDLLTELNKNGTTIVMVTHNSHDAGYAHRIIHLFDGHVVTENIRG, encoded by the coding sequence ATGATCAAAACCGTCAACCTCGAGAAAGTCTATACCACAGAAGAAGTGGAAACAACCGCCCTGAACAATGTCAACATAGACATTGAAGAAGGCGAATTTGTCGCCGTAATGGGACCATCGGGATGCGGCAAATCCACGCTCTTGAACGTCCTCGGCCTGCTGGACAATCCGAGCGGCGGAGAATACTTTCTGAACGAAGAAGAAGTCTCCAAACACACCGAACGGCAAAGAGCCAACACCCGCAAGTCAAACATCGGCTTTGTATTCCAAAGTTTCAACCTCATCGACGAACTGACCGTCGCCGAAAACGTGGAACTGCCCCTGTTATACCTGGGCTTACCAGCCAGCGAGCGCAAACAGCGCCTGGATGAATCCCTCGAATACATGGGCATCAAACACCGCGAAAAGCATTTCCCGCAGCAATTATCCGGTGGTCAGCAGCAGCGCGTAGCCGTAGCCAGAGCCGTCATAGCAAATCCCAACATCATCCTCGCAGACGAGCCAACGGGTAATCTCGACTCGGCAAACGGCAACGAAGTCATGGATCTGTTGACCGAACTAAACAAAAACGGCACCACAATCGTCATGGTGACCCACAACTCGCACGACGCGGGATACGCCCATCGCATCATCCACCTGTTCGACGGTCATGTCGTGACAGAGAACATCAGGGGATAG
- a CDS encoding ABC transporter permease has protein sequence MLKNYLKIAIRNITRNKTFSAINIIGLAIGMACCVLIFSTVHQQWSFDRFHKNRDVIFRVLTREITREGEVSFMVLQPKELAGTLKDAFPEIVHTTRFSNSYVIVGREDKLFQERIALIDPPYLQIFTYPLLAGDTNTALDDLHSVVISERVAKKYFGETENYAHVIGQSLRMKGARDPQDFVVTGIMKALPLTSSMRGNDILIPFENAYRDDTWHFRTSQTRSGNVVSTYVQIQDASQATALNEKLASFTSELLDKQRSRRIKSGRIQDRADAFQLQLQALVDIHFQNEMRGGYAQKISPMFAYVLSAIGMAVLLIACINFTTLSLGQSTQRSLEVGMRKVLGAHRGNLMRQFWGETLLMSLLALILGLVLAELFLPIFNNLMGGAVAIVPSWELVVALMGILVFVGLVAGSYPALILSKFQPISVFKGNARTRRRKPFTRALVIVQYALSIVLMIGTGIMAQQLDYLQSKSLGYTSEQVVVLDKATPETPQRLRDALRGHDRIVNIAGGGYSFVNSQEQRGHRLPNGKSITIWTMWIDEAYLKTLGIGLKMGRNFSPEFPSDPQRAVIVNEKLVDIFGWDNPIGQPFPVLNKKEPHQVVGVVKNFHFESLHNEIEPIAFYNSIGDSPGDRGPSVILVRIRPEDINGSIELLRETWNEIEPARPFSFAFLDQQVNEQYRREQHWLQIVWYASGFGILIACLGLFGLASLSVSQRTKEIGIRKVLGASVSEITALLSREFVLLLTIANLIAWPIAYWTMGQWLNSFAYRIEPGIKIYLLCSLLAVVIALCTISLQAIRAARSNPIDALRYE, from the coding sequence ATGCTCAAAAACTATCTCAAAATCGCCATTCGCAACATCACCAGAAATAAGACATTCTCCGCAATCAACATCATCGGACTTGCGATAGGGATGGCGTGTTGTGTTCTGATTTTTTCGACGGTGCATCAACAATGGTCTTTTGATCGGTTTCACAAAAACAGAGATGTGATCTTTCGAGTATTAACGCGGGAAATTACCAGAGAAGGCGAAGTCTCATTTATGGTATTACAGCCGAAGGAACTCGCAGGCACATTGAAGGACGCATTTCCAGAAATCGTTCATACAACGCGCTTTTCCAATTCGTATGTGATTGTCGGGCGTGAAGACAAGCTGTTTCAAGAACGCATTGCACTAATAGATCCGCCTTATTTGCAGATATTCACCTATCCGCTATTAGCCGGAGATACAAATACAGCACTTGACGATTTGCACAGTGTGGTCATCAGCGAGCGCGTGGCGAAAAAATACTTTGGTGAAACAGAAAATTACGCCCATGTGATAGGCCAATCGCTGCGTATGAAAGGCGCTCGGGATCCACAAGATTTTGTGGTGACAGGCATTATGAAAGCCTTGCCGTTGACCTCCAGTATGCGTGGAAATGACATTCTCATCCCCTTTGAGAATGCATATCGAGATGACACATGGCATTTCAGGACGTCGCAGACCCGGAGTGGGAATGTTGTATCGACTTATGTTCAAATCCAGGACGCGAGTCAGGCAACTGCATTAAATGAAAAACTCGCTTCTTTTACCAGCGAACTTCTGGACAAGCAGCGAAGCAGAAGGATCAAAAGCGGGCGTATTCAAGATCGCGCCGATGCGTTTCAATTGCAATTGCAAGCACTCGTAGATATTCATTTTCAAAATGAAATGCGCGGAGGATACGCACAAAAGATCAGCCCGATGTTTGCCTATGTCTTATCAGCCATTGGTATGGCGGTGTTGCTGATCGCCTGTATCAATTTTACAACCCTGTCACTGGGACAATCGACGCAGCGGTCACTGGAAGTGGGCATGCGCAAGGTGTTAGGCGCACATCGCGGTAATTTGATGCGGCAGTTTTGGGGTGAAACCCTGCTGATGAGTTTGCTCGCCCTGATCCTGGGGTTGGTGCTTGCAGAATTGTTTCTACCGATATTTAATAACCTGATGGGCGGGGCAGTGGCGATTGTGCCGAGTTGGGAATTGGTCGTTGCTTTGATGGGTATTCTCGTATTTGTAGGGCTTGTCGCAGGCAGTTATCCAGCACTAATACTGTCAAAATTTCAACCCATATCCGTATTTAAGGGCAACGCACGGACAAGACGGCGCAAACCCTTCACACGCGCCCTCGTCATCGTACAATATGCCTTGTCGATTGTTTTGATGATCGGTACGGGCATTATGGCGCAACAATTGGATTATTTGCAGTCGAAAAGTTTGGGATATACCAGCGAACAGGTGGTGGTCCTGGACAAAGCGACGCCGGAAACGCCCCAACGCTTGCGCGATGCCTTACGCGGTCATGACCGCATCGTAAATATTGCTGGCGGTGGCTATTCATTTGTAAATAGTCAAGAACAAAGAGGCCATAGATTGCCCAATGGCAAGTCGATCACGATCTGGACCATGTGGATTGATGAAGCCTATCTGAAAACACTGGGTATTGGCCTGAAGATGGGGCGAAACTTTTCTCCAGAATTTCCGAGCGATCCTCAGCGGGCTGTAATTGTAAACGAGAAGCTGGTAGATATCTTTGGATGGGATAACCCCATTGGACAACCCTTTCCCGTACTAAACAAAAAAGAGCCACATCAGGTGGTTGGCGTGGTGAAAAATTTTCACTTCGAATCACTTCACAACGAAATCGAGCCAATTGCATTCTATAACTCAATAGGCGACTCGCCAGGCGATCGTGGCCCGAGCGTAATTCTCGTGCGTATTCGTCCAGAAGACATAAACGGCAGTATTGAGTTGCTGCGAGAAACCTGGAACGAAATTGAACCCGCACGTCCATTTTCTTTCGCATTTCTGGATCAACAGGTCAACGAGCAATACCGCAGGGAACAGCACTGGCTCCAGATCGTCTGGTACGCATCGGGATTTGGCATCTTAATCGCATGTCTGGGTTTATTCGGCCTCGCATCCCTATCTGTTTCGCAGCGCACCAAAGAAATAGGCATCCGCAAAGTGTTGGGCGCATCGGTAAGTGAAATCACCGCGCTTCTATCCCGGGAATTTGTACTCCTGCTCACCATCGCCAATCTCATTGCCTGGCCCATAGCCTACTGGACAATGGGACAATGGCTCAACAGCTTTGCGTATCGCATTGAACCCGGCATAAAAATATATCTTCTATGTAGCCTATTAGCCGTCGTCATCGCCCTGTGTACCATAAGCCTTCAAGCCATCCGCGCCGCGCGTTCCAATCCCATTGACGCCCTGCGGTATGAGTAG
- a CDS encoding ABC transporter ATP-binding protein codes for MIELKNIEKYYENGIVKTFVLRRIDLQIREGEFVSIMGPSGAGKSTLLHILGMLDTASNGEYHFYNRAVHKLDERALTELHRDHIGFVFQSYHLIDELTVSENLETPLLYQKVKGAERKGRIAEMLDRFNIVAKKRLFPNQLSGGQQQLVGIARALITQPKLILADEPTGNLNSAEGERIMTLFKHLNAEGVTIVQCTHSEKNAAYGDRIVHLSDGWLDRDEQL; via the coding sequence ATGATCGAACTAAAAAACATCGAAAAATACTACGAAAACGGCATCGTAAAAACATTCGTACTGCGGCGCATTGATCTACAAATCCGCGAAGGAGAATTTGTATCCATCATGGGACCCTCCGGTGCCGGCAAATCAACCCTATTGCACATCCTGGGCATGCTGGACACCGCCTCGAATGGAGAGTACCATTTTTACAACCGCGCAGTTCACAAACTGGACGAACGCGCATTGACCGAACTGCACCGCGACCACATCGGCTTTGTATTTCAGAGCTACCATCTCATCGACGAACTAACCGTCTCCGAAAACCTGGAAACCCCCCTCTTATATCAAAAAGTAAAAGGCGCCGAACGCAAAGGCCGCATTGCCGAAATGCTGGACCGCTTCAACATCGTGGCAAAAAAGCGACTATTCCCCAACCAGTTATCCGGCGGACAACAACAACTGGTGGGCATAGCCCGGGCATTGATCACGCAACCAAAATTGATCCTGGCCGACGAGCCAACCGGCAACTTAAACTCGGCAGAAGGCGAGCGGATCATGACCCTGTTCAAACACCTGAATGCCGAAGGCGTAACCATTGTCCAATGCACGCACTCCGAAAAAAACGCCGCTTACGGAGACCGCATCGTACACCTATCGGACGGATGGTTAGACCGGGATGAGCAGTTGTAA
- a CDS encoding HD domain-containing protein → MEARGQSYYDEVVTQLEHALQCANLAQLANGDAIQITAALLHDIGHFLMDEHAENADFHTQDFLHEEVGAAYIAPFFIEAVTEPVKLHVPAKRYICTTDSTYYNTLSEASKHSFQLQGGLMSDRERTEFESNPYYQNAVHLRKWDDLAKVKNLETPELETYRDAVAHCLK, encoded by the coding sequence ATGGAAGCGAGGGGCCAATCCTACTACGACGAAGTCGTAACGCAACTCGAACACGCGCTCCAGTGCGCCAATCTGGCCCAGCTCGCCAATGGAGACGCGATTCAGATAACTGCCGCACTATTGCACGATATCGGCCATTTTCTGATGGACGAACACGCAGAAAACGCAGATTTCCACACCCAGGACTTTCTCCACGAAGAAGTGGGCGCCGCGTACATAGCGCCCTTTTTTATCGAGGCGGTGACCGAACCGGTGAAACTTCACGTTCCGGCCAAGCGATACATCTGCACCACGGATTCGACCTACTACAACACCCTTTCCGAAGCCTCTAAGCATAGTTTCCAACTGCAAGGAGGCCTCATGTCAGATCGGGAAAGGACCGAGTTCGAAAGCAATCCTTACTACCAGAATGCCGTACACCTCAGGAAATGGGATGATCTGGCCAAGGTGAAGAACCTGGAAACCCCAGAGCTCGAAACGTACAGGGACGCAGTGGCGCATTGTCTGAAGTAA